GACACTGAGGTCGTGGTCGCGCCGGTGGTGAACGTGGTGGACAGCTGGCTCCAACCGGCTGCGGCCGGGGTCCAGGCGTCGGAGTAGCCGGTCGCGCCGAGGTACACGTAGTCGCCCTCGACATAGGCCGAGAGCGTGTACTGGGTGTTCGGCTGCACCGCGACGGTCTGAGTGCACTGCGCGTCGTCGGAGCCGGTGGCCGCGCCGGCCAGCGCGTGGGCCCCGGCGTGCACCGGCGAGCCCACCACCGAACCGGTGCCGGCGTCGCAGCTCCACGGCGTGAGCGTGCCGGTCTCCAGGCCCGGGTCGGCGAGCAGGTTCGCGGCGGCGGCGTCGGCGGTCGTGGGTGCCAGCGCCCATCCGCCGGCCGCGAGCAGCAGCCCGGCCAGCGTGGCCGCGCCCAGCGTGCCGGTGCCGTAGATGCGGACCCTGCGACGTCGGTTCACGACGGGTTCATCTCCCCTCGATGGCCCGCGGCCGTGCTCCGCCGAGCACGCGCCGCCTGCGCGCCGGGTCACAGCACCCGACGATGTCCGCAGTCACGATGCGGCACCAGCCGACGCGCCGTCAAGGGGTCTAGACCATTTTGGCGGCCGGCGGCTCTCGCCGCCGGTCGGATCCCCGATCCTGCCGGGTCGTCTCGCGCGCCCGGCCTCAGCCGTTGCCGACGTTGCCGCAGAGGTTGTCGAGGGCGTCGCCGTCGCTCTCCAGCCGCTGGCCGGCCGCGTCCGCCGAGGCCTCGCCGGACGAGTCGCCGTGCAACAACTGCTGCAGGCCGGTCAGGAAGGTGTCGAGGTCGGTGTCGAACTTCTTGATCGCCAGGCGGACGTTGTCGTGCGTCGCCTTGGCCTCGTCGCCGGTGAGCTTCTGCTGCAGGCTGCGCATGTCGCTGATGAACTTGTCCCCGGCGGTGGTCAGCTGCGTCGAGTCGCCGCTGCTCTCGGCATCCTGCAGGCCCTGCTCGTCGGCCGACAGGGTCGAGACGAGCTGCGCCGAGTCCGACTCCGCCGAGATGCAGGCCGCGTCCGCGGCGGTGGAGTTGCCGATCTTGTAGATGCCGAACGCGGCGCCGCCGGTGAACACCAGCGAGAGCGCGATGCCGACGTTTCCCGCGACCTTCCCCGCGCCGCCGAGCGCGGACGCCCGAGCCCGGCCGATGATCGAGAGGACCAGGCCGACCACGGGTATGAAGCAGCAGATGGCGCCGGCCAGCGCGACGCCGTTGGAACGCTGCGCCGGATAGGCGCCGGGCTGCGGCCAGCCGCCCGGCTGCGCGTAGCCGGCGGCGCCCGCCGGGTAGCCGGGCTGCTGCTGTTGCCCGTAGTCGGGCTGCTGCTGCCCATAACCGGATTGCTGCGGGTAACCGCTCTGATCGAGGTTGGACGCGGACAGCTCCTGGTACGGGTCGCGCTCGAGGTAGGGCGTGGTGGGCTGCTGCCCGGAGTACCCGCCCTGGTCCGGATAGCCCCCGTAGGACGGCTGCTGCGGCGGCGCCCCGTAAGGCGGCTGCTGCTGCGACGCGTTCGGATCCGGCTGCCCGGGCCACGACTGCTGGCCCTGCTGCTCCGGCTGCGCGTAATAGCCCTGATTCGGCGGCTGCTGCGGCGGCTGCTGCTGAGGCCAGCCGCCTTGGGACTGGCCCGGCTGCTGAAGCGGTTCAGAGGGGTTTCCCCAAGATGGCTCGGTCATCGCCGCGTTGCCCCGTTCGTCTCGATCACGGTGGTGTGCCTGTCTTCGCCGACTATCATCGAGTATGAAACAACGCGTTGTCGAGGGCTCGGACCGCGCATCCGCCGAGCGGAGAACCCGTTGCGCCGAGCCGCGATCGCGACGCGGCACCCGTCGGCATGTGCCCGACGGTCTCCTGCTCTCCCGCCCGCAGTCGCAGAGGGCGACGATGCCGGCGAGATCTCGCCGGTAATGATCGCCGAATCATTCGGCGATCTTTCGGGCTGAAAAAATTCGCGCCTTAAAATTTCATGACTGCTAGGATGCGCCTGCCTGCAGCGCCCGCGTGAGATTTACGGGATGCGGACGCTGATTCTTTAGGGAGGGATCAAAGGCATGTTCCAGCCTGTCCACCCACCAAAACCACCACGATTCCGCGCGTTCGCACTGGTCGCAGCCGTCGCCGCGGCTCTCGTCCTTTCGGCCGTGCCGGCCTCGGCCGACGTCGCGTCTTCGCCTTCGACGGCGGTCGAGAAAACAATCGGCAAACAGGAAACGAATTCCCCTTCCATTTCCCCTGCTTCGCAGCAGGCTGCGCCCAAGCCCACCAACGCCGGACTGGCAAAGGCCGCGACGCGGCCGCAGACGCGGCCGAGCGCTCCGTCGGCCGGAAAGTCCGTCAAGGTCTCGGCGACGACGGAGCGTTCCGCGCGGGCCGCCTCGGTCAAATCGGCCATCGCACACACCGCGGTGCCGGACACCTGTTCAGGGGCGATCTCACCCGACGTCGTCGATCCCTGCGACAGTCCGTCGGCATCCGGCACGGACACCTTCACGATCGACGAGAGCGAGAGCGCCGACCTGCTCGTCGTCGGCGTCGCTTCCACCGACGGGGCCGAGCTTCCCTTCACGCTCACCGATCCGAGCGGCGCGGCCGTCAGCTGTGTCGCGCCGTCGTTCGGTCAGAACCCGCAGTGCGCGACCAGTGCTTCCGGCACGTACACCCTCGCGGTGACGAACCAGGGTTCTGATTACACGGTCTCGTACCTGGCGCTGCTGTCCGACTCGACGTGTACGGCCCTCGACCCGTCGTTCGCGAGCGCTCCGGTCGAGGGGTCGGTCGCCGCGGGTGCCGCAGGCGCCTGCTTCACGCTGGACATGACCAGCGGACACACCGTCGCCATCGACTTCGGCAACGGCGCCACCTCGTACCTCTCGACGCCGCTGGGCATCTACGACGCCACCGGCGCGCAGGTCTGCTTCAACGGCTACGGCACCTGCGTCCTGAGCGGCATCGGACCCTACCGCGCCCTGACCGGCAACAACCAGGGCACCGCGTTCACCTTCGGGCTCTCCCTCAACGACCTGACCGATCCGGTCGGCTGTGCCGCCGCGTCGCAGCTCGCCTACGGCGTCGCCCCCGACGACTCCTCCGCGGACGAGTGCCGCACGCTGACCGTCAAGACGGCCGACGAGTACCAGGTGTACGCCGCCGGCGATTGGAGTCTCGGCGGGGTCTCCGGCACGCTCTACACGAGCGCCGGCGCCACCGCGTGCACCAACTCCGGGCCCTTCTGCGCGCTGACGCCGGGCACCTACTACTACGTCGAGAACCAGGATCCGCTGGCGCCGTACGACTTCGCCGTGGGCTTCGTCGCCGCGGACGAGAAGCACGGCTGCGCGGCCACCGGGATCAAGGACTTCGCCACCGGTCCCGCCGCGGCCTCGTTCAGCGGCGTCGGCGAGTCGGTCTGCCTCACCCTGCCCGCCGCGGCCACCGGGAAGTCGTTGTACGTGTACGACGAGAACCCGACTGCCACCGGGTACGCCGCTCCGCTCCTCGTACTGGACTCCACCGGGGCCCAGACCTGCACCAACCTCTACAACGACAGCGGCACCTGCACGCCGACCGGCACCGCGCCGTTCCACGTGGTCCTCGATGCGCAGACGATCGACAACCCGAGCTACAAGGTCCTGATCCAGGCGACGGACTCCACGGCCGGGTGCGCGGTGTGGAAGCAGTCCGGATACGGCAGCTCCTTCGGCGCGACCGTGACGACGAGCTACACGTCGAACTACGCGTGCCTGACGCTGCCGGCGGACAAGCACGCGGTCGGTGAGATGGTCGACTACACCGACACCACGAACACGGAGGACGGCGGCATCTCGATCAACGACTCGGCAGGCGATCAGGCGTGCCTGGTGCTGATCACCAGCCTGTGCACCTTCCAGCCCGGGGTCACCTACACCGCGATCCTCAGCAACAGCGGCCAGGCCCAGACCTACGACCTGGTCCGCCGCGACGACACGTCGAGCGCCACGTGTTCGACCCCTGCGTCCCTGACGCCGGGCGCCCCGTCCACCGCGACGAACTTCACCAGTGCCATCACCGCGCACTGCTACCGGGTCTCCGCCGCGGCCACCGACGACATGTGGTTCGACGTGCGCACCACCGCCCCGTACCCGGCCGGCGCGATCCTCGCGGTGACCGACGGCACGGGCGCCCTGGTGTGCAACTTCGTGACCATCTGCCAGACGGACGGATCCACCGACTACCAGGTGATCGCGATCGCCTCGGGCTACGCCGGAACCACCATCGCCGGGCACCTGGACACCTGGCAGATGGCCACCGCGGCGGGCCCCGCGGCGGTGTGCGCGGCGAACCAGCTCAGCGTCGACGGCTGGGGGCCGACGAGCCTCAAACTGACCGAGTCCGCCCCCGCCTACTGCGCGACGATCTCGCTCTCGACTTTCCAGTCGTTCGACGTCTACGACGCCGTCTCGGGCAACGGGGCGCAGCCGCTGATCGACGTCTACCCGCTCAACCCGTGGAAGCCCCCGTACTCGTTCACGGACGGCATCTGCTTCGGGAGCGACTGCAACACCGCGAGCGACAGCGGTGAGGCCATCGTCCTGGTGAGCCTCAACGGAGCGCAGAGCCCGGTGAACCTCACCGAGCAGGGCGTGTGCGGCTCCGGCTGCACCAGGCCCGCCGCGCCGACGATCTCCGCGATCAGCCCGGCCCGCCAGCCCGCCGGGACGGCGCAGAAGGTGACCGTCACCGGGACGAACCTGAACCTGGGCACCACGGTCATGCTGGCCACCGCCGGAAACCCGGTCGCGTACGCGTCCATCTCGCAGCCGGTCTCGGTGAGCGCCGACGGCACGTCGCTGACGGTCCTGCTCAACACCTCCGCCGTCACGCCGGGCAAGTACGACGTGATGCTCAACGCGGACTACACGATCCCCACCACCTCGCCCAACTACCTGTCCAACGCCTACACCGTCACCGCCGCGCCTACGGCGGCCGGTTCCTGATCCGTAGGATCCAAGCGCTGACAGCAGGGCCCGGACACTCCTCGAGTGTCCGGGCCCTGCGGCGTGTCCGGACCCTGCCGCGCGAGCCCGGCGGCGAAGGCACAGGTCAGGGCTCGCATTCCGGAATCACGCCGAGAATGTTTCGATAAACTTTCGAAAACGGCTCATTGACTCCCGCCCCGCGCCGCGCGCATACTTTCCAGCGGTCGAATCCTCCCGATCACGAAGAGGAAACCCGCGCGGTCCTCGGCCGGTCAAGGCCGCGCCCGTATGCGCATGCCGGAACCGGAAAGCGGGGTCGCAGTGCTCGTTGGGCCCTCGCGTTCCCGGTGCCCGCGCGTCCGGCCCCGTGCGGTTCGAAACTTTCGACCTCCCACCCTTCACCCCTGGGCCCGGCTGCGCCCGCCCAGCCTGACGATGACGACAGATCAGGGAGTTTCCACCATGGCGAGGAAGAGACGCGGTGCGGCGGCTCTCGCGATCGGCTTGGGGATGGCGCTCGCGGCCTCCGGCTGCGCCGGCGGCGGCGGCAAGAGCGGCGGCGGTTCCGCCGACGCCGCGGTCACGGTGACCCTGTGGGAGAACGCGACCAACGGCAGCACCGGGGTGGCCTACTTCCAGAACGCGGCACAGCAGTTCGAGGTGCTGCATCCGAACGTCAAGATCCAGCTCCAGACGATCCAGAACGAGGACCTCGACGGCAAGCTGCAGACGGCCCTGAACGCGGACTCCGCGCCGGACATCTTCCTGCAGCGCGGCGGCGGCAAGATGGAGGCCGAGGTCGCGGCCGGCCAGCTCCAGCCGCTGCGGCTGAGCGCCGTGGACCAGTCGAACGTGGGCACCGCCGCCCTCGCCGGCAACACGATCGACGGCCGGGTCTACGCGATGCCGCTGGACGCCCAGCCCGAGGGCGTCTACTACAGCGAGAACCTGTTCCGGCAGGCCGGAATCGCCACGCCCCCCACGACGATCGACGAGCTCGAGACCGACATCGAGAAGCTGAAGCAGATCGGCGTCGCGCCGATCGCGGTCGGTGCCAAGGACGCCTGGCCGGCCGCGCACTGGTACTACAACTTCGCGCTGCGCGAGTGCAGCCAGACCACGATGACCAGCACCGCCGAGTCGCTCGCGTTCACCGACCCGTGCTGGACCAAGGCAGCCGACGACCTGGCCTCGTTCCTGGCGGTCGGCCCCTTCCAGAAGGACTTCCTGACCACCGCGGCCCAGCAGGGCGCCGGCTCCTCGGCGGGCCTGCTCGCCAACCACAAGGCGGCCATGGAGCTCATGGGCAGCTGGGACCCCGGCGTGATCAACAGCCTGACGGCGAACCAGCAGCCGCTGTCCGACCTCGGCTGGTTCCCCTTCCCCGCCGTGCCCGGCGGCAAGGGCAGCCCGAGCGCCATCATGGGCGGCAGCGACGGCTACTCGCTGTCCAAGAAGGCGCCGAAGGAGGCGCTGGAGTTCCTCGAGTTCCTCGTGACGAAGGGCCAGCAGGAGGCCTACGCCAAGGCCTTCCAGTCGATCCCGGTCAACCCCGAGGCCCAAGAGGTCGTCACCGAGTCCTACAACCTCTCGGCGCTGGCGGCCTTCAACAAGGCGGCCTACTCGATCCAGTACCTTGACACCGAGTACGGCCAGGGCGTCGGCAACGCCATGAACACCTCCGTGGTGAATCTGATGGCCGGCAAGGGCAGCGCGGCCGGAATCGTCTCGGCCTCCAACCACGCCGCGAAGGGCTGACGCCGAGGGCGGTCGGGTT
This genomic window from Actinospica robiniae DSM 44927 contains:
- a CDS encoding extracellular solute-binding protein, with amino-acid sequence MARKRRGAAALAIGLGMALAASGCAGGGGKSGGGSADAAVTVTLWENATNGSTGVAYFQNAAQQFEVLHPNVKIQLQTIQNEDLDGKLQTALNADSAPDIFLQRGGGKMEAEVAAGQLQPLRLSAVDQSNVGTAALAGNTIDGRVYAMPLDAQPEGVYYSENLFRQAGIATPPTTIDELETDIEKLKQIGVAPIAVGAKDAWPAAHWYYNFALRECSQTTMTSTAESLAFTDPCWTKAADDLASFLAVGPFQKDFLTTAAQQGAGSSAGLLANHKAAMELMGSWDPGVINSLTANQQPLSDLGWFPFPAVPGGKGSPSAIMGGSDGYSLSKKAPKEALEFLEFLVTKGQQEAYAKAFQSIPVNPEAQEVVTESYNLSALAAFNKAAYSIQYLDTEYGQGVGNAMNTSVVNLMAGKGSAAGIVSASNHAAKG
- a CDS encoding IPT/TIG domain-containing protein, which gives rise to MPDTCSGAISPDVVDPCDSPSASGTDTFTIDESESADLLVVGVASTDGAELPFTLTDPSGAAVSCVAPSFGQNPQCATSASGTYTLAVTNQGSDYTVSYLALLSDSTCTALDPSFASAPVEGSVAAGAAGACFTLDMTSGHTVAIDFGNGATSYLSTPLGIYDATGAQVCFNGYGTCVLSGIGPYRALTGNNQGTAFTFGLSLNDLTDPVGCAAASQLAYGVAPDDSSADECRTLTVKTADEYQVYAAGDWSLGGVSGTLYTSAGATACTNSGPFCALTPGTYYYVENQDPLAPYDFAVGFVAADEKHGCAATGIKDFATGPAAASFSGVGESVCLTLPAAATGKSLYVYDENPTATGYAAPLLVLDSTGAQTCTNLYNDSGTCTPTGTAPFHVVLDAQTIDNPSYKVLIQATDSTAGCAVWKQSGYGSSFGATVTTSYTSNYACLTLPADKHAVGEMVDYTDTTNTEDGGISINDSAGDQACLVLITSLCTFQPGVTYTAILSNSGQAQTYDLVRRDDTSSATCSTPASLTPGAPSTATNFTSAITAHCYRVSAAATDDMWFDVRTTAPYPAGAILAVTDGTGALVCNFVTICQTDGSTDYQVIAIASGYAGTTIAGHLDTWQMATAAGPAAVCAANQLSVDGWGPTSLKLTESAPAYCATISLSTFQSFDVYDAVSGNGAQPLIDVYPLNPWKPPYSFTDGICFGSDCNTASDSGEAIVLVSLNGAQSPVNLTEQGVCGSGCTRPAAPTISAISPARQPAGTAQKVTVTGTNLNLGTTVMLATAGNPVAYASISQPVSVSADGTSLTVLLNTSAVTPGKYDVMLNADYTIPTTSPNYLSNAYTVTAAPTAAGS